Genomic segment of Gloeocapsa sp. PCC 7428:
ACAATAGGTAAAGCTTTGTCTTGCAATTCTTCCGGCTTGACGATATCTACATTGACATTGATACCTTCTTCCACTAAATGCGGATACTCGTTAGTCTCTTTATAAATGGGGAAAAGATACTCAACTCCTGCCAACACTAAAGGTGCTTTTTGATTCTTCAGTTTCTGACACACCGCATCATCAACTAGGTGAAAGAATTGCAAGATATCTTTCTGATGCTGATCTCGATCAGGACTTCCTTGCCCGTGAAATGAACCAGGCTGCGTCATTGCATTAGCCGTTCCGCCTCTAGATGTTGCAATGCGGAACTGCCCTGATGAGGCAGTTTCGTCATAACCAAGGGCTTCATCCAGACTCTTGGGCATATTTGGTACTTCTACTTCCTTAATACTGTAAGGCGTACCTTCAAAGAACCGAATATTATCTTGGCTCAAAGCTAAAATGTAAAATCGGTTATCGTTGTCAATCAATTGCAGTAGCGGCTTGAGGTGAAACTGCTTGCTAACAACTACCAATTCTTCAAACTCGATTGGCAACTGGTAGTAGCGGAAAACTGTTGGCGAGATAAAAATAACTAGTCCGCGATCTTGGTTCTCCCAAAAATCGGGCGTATCAAGTTCATGCGCTTGTTTAAAAAGTTCTACTGCGTCTGTCTGAGGCATTTTGATTGCTTCTAACCGTGCCTCAGCCTCACGAATTAAATTCTTGAAACGAATGGGATTTTCTCTCACCTCTGGTCCTGCTTTTTGCATTGGCATATATAAAGATATACAAGGGCTTTGAGGATTTTCTACTAAAGCTTTTAATTCATCTATATTCAATAGCGGCATACTTAACTCCTATCAACGTCGCCAATAGCAAATTACTCTAGATTTATTTCATGTAGAGGTTAATTAGCTTTCATCTTTCTTGCGACGAGAATCAACTATTATATAACCTGTCCTTAGATATATTTGAGAAGATTTTATGTATTTTGCAATTCAATACGTTCCAGAATAACGATTTATGGAACTATCGGCAATGACTGAATCGACAGCGAGAGCTTATATTAAGACAAAGTATATCAATAAACACAAAACCGCGTAAAGTTGAATTATCACTTTTGGCAGAGTTTATTTAAACTAAATCTATCAAACATTTAAAAGTAGCAAAATCTTTTTATTATTCAATCTTGCTCTCCCGAATCCAGGTGAATCTATGGCTAATAAACAAAATTTTTGGAGTGGATTACAAAATCAAGTTGATAGTACAAAAATCCGTTATTTCGCGTTGATTACAGGAATTCTTTTTCTGCTATTAGGAATAGCGGGCTTTGTACCAGGGCTTGTTTCGCTACCAGCAGGTGCGCCTAACGTTGCCGTTGATGCACCTCGATTATCACTTGATAGTGGCTACGGCTATGTTCTCGGTTTATTTCCTACTAATTCCTTACATAACGCGGTTCACATTGTTGTAGGGCTATTAGGAATTGCGGCTTACACCAGTGCTAGCGGTGCGCTGACATTCACGCGTGGTTATGCGATCGCCTACGCGCTGATCGCGTTGATGGGCTTGTTTCCCTTTTCCAACACAACATTTGGTTTAATGCCTATCTATGGAAATAATGTGTGGTTGAACGGAATTACTGCGGCGATCGCTGCTTATCTTGGCTTTAGTAAACCACCTGAAACAAGCACTGCTTCTACCCCAACGAATGTAGATTCTGGTTCCTCAACTGTGTAATCAGACCATTAGCTCAAAGTAGGCTAATTACTAACAGCGTTTATCATAGCTATCAAGTATCTTTGATTACAAACAAAACAAGTTTATCCATCTTTTGGTAGCTGTTATTCAAAGAGTAAGTATTCTAGGATGCAAGAGTGAAAAAACACACCCACGGCAAGCAAGAGTGCTTACATCATTGCCTCAGCAAAACTGGGGCATTTTCTATTAATGTAAAGAGCTAAAAACCTTTTCAAATGCAAGCTTACGATGTTATTATTATTGGTGCAGGACATAATGCTTTAGTCTGTGCAGCGTATCTATTAAAAGCAGGCTACAGCGTTGTTTTATTAGAGAAAAATTCGATTCCAGGAGGCGCAGCAACAACTCAAGAAATTATGCGCGAATCGGCTCCTGGTTTTCAATTCAACCCGTGTGCGATCGACCATATTTTTATTCATTTAGGTCCTGTCGTTAGAGAATTAGAACTTCATAAATACGGCTTAGAATATCTATACTGCGACCCCATCACTTTTTGCCCACATCCTGATGGCAAATATTTTCTCGCACATCGTTCGGTTGAAAAAACTTGTGCTGAAATCGAACGGTTTAGCCCGCGCGATGCCAAACAATATGCAGAATATATCGATTTTTGGCAGCGGGTCACACAAATGATTATCCCGATATTTAATGCGCCGCCCAAGTCCATTATCGATATGGCAGGCAATTACGACGCTGGCAAAATTAAAGATATGTTGTCTTTAATGGGACCTCCCGATAAGACGTTAAACTTGATGCGATCGCTGTTTACCAGCGCCAAGGACATCATCGAAGAATATTTTGACGCCGAATTTATCAAAGCACCGCTAGCCCGAATGGCGGGAGAACTCAGTACACCACCTTCGCAAAAAACGAGTGCGATCGGCTCAATAATGATGGCAATGCGCCACAATCCTGGTGTGAGTCGTCCCAAAGGCGGTACAGGGGCGCTGACTCAAGCCTTAGTTGCAGCAGTAAAAGACCTTGGTGGTGGCATCTTCACCGACCAACACGTCGAAAAAGTCTTAATTGATAATGGACGCGCTGTCGGTGTCCGTGTCGCCAATAATAAAGAATATCGGGCAAATCGCGGCGTGATTTCAAGTATTGACGCCAAGCGCCTATTTTTGCAACTTATCGATAAAAGTGACGCTGATGCTGCCGATCCTCACTTGCGTTCTACCTTATCGCGTCGCATCGTCCACAACAACGAATCAATTCTGAAAATCGACTGTGCGCTTGCTGAACCGCTGCGCTTTAGCGCGCATAACCACACCGATGATTATTTGGTTGGTTCAGTCCTCATTGCAGATTCAGTGAATCACGTCGAAGTTGCACACACCGACTGTAATGTAGGTAAAATTCCTGATGCCGATCCTTCAATGTATCTTGTTGTCCCCACCGTACTCGATCCCTCAATGACACCACCAGGTAAACATACGTTGTGGATCGAGTTTTTCGCCCCATATCAAATCGCTGGTGCAGAAGGTACAGGCTTAGACGGTACAGGTTGGACAGACGAACTCAAGCATAAAGTCGCCGATCGCGTCCTCGATAAACTCGCAGATTATGCGCCTAACCTGAAGAATGCCACGATCGCCCGACACGTAGAAAGTCCTGCGGAATTGGCAAAGCGTCTCGGAGTTTTAGAAGGAAATTACTATCACCTCGATATGACGTTTGACCAAATGATGTTTTTCCGCCCAATTCCAGAACTTGCTAACTACAAAACTCCCATTGAGGGCTTATTTCTCACCGGTGCAGGTACGCATCCTGGCGGTGCCATTTCTGGCATTCCTGGACGCAACTGCGCGCGTGTCTTTTTGCATACACAACAACCCATGAGACAAACATTAACCGATGCTGCTGATGCACTTAAGTCAAAAGTCAAATCTTTTTTAAAACTTTCTTGATTTGCGGATTTTTTAATAGTTAAACCAATAAAGCTTGGTGAATAAATTCACTGCTAGACAAACCCTGTACACTACCATGAAGTTATAAGTGTTGAATTTTGAATCGATTTGAAGAAGTTTTAACTCAAAACTTTGTTTGGATAGCCACGAAGAGAGTTTATACCATGTCACTTTGAATTTACTACAAATAGGCAGCTTCAGGAGCCTGCGCCGTGCGGGGGTTTACCCCCAATCCCCACTACGTGGGGTCCCCGAGTCCCCCGTTGAGGCGACTGGCGTGGGCAGAGGAGCAGAGGAGAAATGATTTGTAGTTTTTATTTGGTGAAATGGTATTAGGGGGCATCCACAATCCTTTTTTATCTTCTTGATCGCGAGATATATCTATTAATACTATTCACCGCTAAAGTAACAACATTAAACATACATTTTTGGATTTATTAATGTGTTTTTATCCACATTCTCTTTTATTGAGAGCCAGTGTATTTTGCACAACAGGTTTGTTTATAGTTAATTGATTCTTTAGACATAGAACAATTTGTATCTCTAGTAGAAGATAAAAATAGGAACTAGCCGATATTGTTAGTTTAGAAGAATCTCCAAAAATGAAGTTGCCAGTACTAGTACTCTTTTTTTATGTTGGCTTAACTAGTTAGCACTTCAGCAAATGAGCACGAGAAAATACGAAAGTGTTTTCTAAAACTTTCGTGATGATAAATTTCCCTCACTAAAAATTTCAAATAATATATGTCAGAGCATAATCAAATTGCGCATAATGGAAGCCACAATCATATTTCAGCAAATCCGGCGGAAAGTACGTTATTAAATTCATCAAAAACGGAAGAATTAAACGCCTCATTAGTCAATCTATCTTTAACAGCTAAAAGCTTTAAGCTAGCTAATAAAGAAACACCTGATCTTGTTTGTTTATCGCACTTGCGGTGGAAATTTGTCTATCAAAGACCGCAACATTTATTGACGCGCTGCGCGCAAGGACAACGCGTTTTCTTTATTGAAGAGCCAAATTTTAGTTCAGACTTAGAAACAGCCCCAGAGGGAAAATTAGAGATCAACTTAGACGAAAGTGGAGTTTGGGTTATTGTTCCGCACCTCAAACACGGTTTGAGTCAAGAACAGAGCAATGCTCAACTCGCAGTTTTGATTGATACTTTATTTACCGAACAACAAATTAGTAAATATATTTGTTGGTACTATACACCAATGGCGATCGCCTTTACACGTCAGTTGCAACCGCTAGCAACTGTCTACGATTGCATGGATGAGTTATCTGCATTTCAGGGCGCACCGCCAGCGCTAAAAAGCTACGAAGCTGAACTGTTTCGCCGTGCCGACTTAGTATTTACCGGCGGACAAACTCTTTACGAAAGTAAAGCCAAGCAGCATCCCAATGTTTATGCATTTCCGAGTAGTGTCGATGTGGCGCACTTCGCCCAAGCGCGAATTGTTGCAGAAGATCCCGCACAAGCCCACATTCCGCATCCGCGTCTGGGTTTTTATGGCGTCATTGACGAACGCATGGATATCGAATTGCTAGCAGGCATTGCCGATGCGCGTCCTGATTGGCATTTAGTCATCATTGGACCTGTTGTCAAAATTGATCCCGCAACTTTGCCGCAACGCGAAAACATTCATTACCTAGGGGCTAAGGATTACAAACAGCTACCTGCGTATCTTGCGGGATGGGATTTGGCGATGCTGCCGTTTGCGCACAACGAATCAACGCGCTTTATTAGCCCGACAAAGACTCCAGAGTATCTCGCTGCGGGGAAACCTGTTGTATCAACTTCGATTCGCGACGTAGTGCGTCCTTATGGTGAGACAAGATTAGTGCGCATTGCAGATAGCGTTGCAGAATTTGTCACCGCCGCCGAACAGGCGATGCAAGAAGACACCTCTGCATCAGGGTGGTTAAGTCGTGTTGATGCTTTTTTAGAGCAAATTTCGTGGGATCGCACGTGGGCATCGATGATGAAACTAATCGACTCGGCGATCGCTGCTAAAAGTGACACTCCTGCTATCAGTATCCCGCAAGCACCAAGTGTTATTACGCGAGATTTTGTTTTCGATTACTTAATTGTCGGGGCGGGATTTTCTGGAAGTGTCATCGCTGAACGCCTAGCCAGTCAGTCGGGTAAAAAAGTGTTGGTTGTGGACAAGCGCAATCACATTGGCGGTAACGCATATGATTGTTACGACGATCATGGCGTCCTGATTCACAAATATGGTCCGCACATTTTTCACACCAACTCGCGCGAAGTTTTCGAGTATCTTTCGCGTTTCACGCAATGGCGGGCTTACGAACACCGCGTTCTTGCGAGTGTAGACGGGCAACTTTTACCGATTCCGATTAACCTCGATACGATTAATAAGCTATATGGAATGAACCTCAATTCATTTCAAGTCGAAGACTTCTTCAAATCAATCGCTGAACCAAAAGAATACATCCGCACGAGTGAAG
This window contains:
- a CDS encoding DUF4383 domain-containing protein, encoding MANKQNFWSGLQNQVDSTKIRYFALITGILFLLLGIAGFVPGLVSLPAGAPNVAVDAPRLSLDSGYGYVLGLFPTNSLHNAVHIVVGLLGIAAYTSASGALTFTRGYAIAYALIALMGLFPFSNTTFGLMPIYGNNVWLNGITAAIAAYLGFSKPPETSTASTPTNVDSGSSTV
- the glf gene encoding UDP-galactopyranose mutase — translated: MSEHNQIAHNGSHNHISANPAESTLLNSSKTEELNASLVNLSLTAKSFKLANKETPDLVCLSHLRWKFVYQRPQHLLTRCAQGQRVFFIEEPNFSSDLETAPEGKLEINLDESGVWVIVPHLKHGLSQEQSNAQLAVLIDTLFTEQQISKYICWYYTPMAIAFTRQLQPLATVYDCMDELSAFQGAPPALKSYEAELFRRADLVFTGGQTLYESKAKQHPNVYAFPSSVDVAHFAQARIVAEDPAQAHIPHPRLGFYGVIDERMDIELLAGIADARPDWHLVIIGPVVKIDPATLPQRENIHYLGAKDYKQLPAYLAGWDLAMLPFAHNESTRFISPTKTPEYLAAGKPVVSTSIRDVVRPYGETRLVRIADSVAEFVTAAEQAMQEDTSASGWLSRVDAFLEQISWDRTWASMMKLIDSAIAAKSDTPAISIPQAPSVITRDFVFDYLIVGAGFSGSVIAERLASQSGKKVLVVDKRNHIGGNAYDCYDDHGVLIHKYGPHIFHTNSREVFEYLSRFTQWRAYEHRVLASVDGQLLPIPINLDTINKLYGMNLNSFQVEDFFKSIAEPKEYIRTSEDVVLSKVGRELYEKFFRGYTRKQWGLDPSELDKSVIARIPTRINRDNRYFTDTYQAMPLHGFTRMFENMLAHPNIKVMLNTDYREITTAIPCRETVYTGPVDEFFELRYGKLPYRSLDFKHETHNTQVFQPAPVINYPNEHLYTRVTEFKYLTGQEHHKTSIVYEFPKAEGDPYYPVPRSENQEIYKKYKALADATPGVYFVGRLATYKYYNMDQCVAQALAVYKQIAVKA
- the crtO gene encoding beta-carotene ketolase CrtO, with the translated sequence MQAYDVIIIGAGHNALVCAAYLLKAGYSVVLLEKNSIPGGAATTQEIMRESAPGFQFNPCAIDHIFIHLGPVVRELELHKYGLEYLYCDPITFCPHPDGKYFLAHRSVEKTCAEIERFSPRDAKQYAEYIDFWQRVTQMIIPIFNAPPKSIIDMAGNYDAGKIKDMLSLMGPPDKTLNLMRSLFTSAKDIIEEYFDAEFIKAPLARMAGELSTPPSQKTSAIGSIMMAMRHNPGVSRPKGGTGALTQALVAAVKDLGGGIFTDQHVEKVLIDNGRAVGVRVANNKEYRANRGVISSIDAKRLFLQLIDKSDADAADPHLRSTLSRRIVHNNESILKIDCALAEPLRFSAHNHTDDYLVGSVLIADSVNHVEVAHTDCNVGKIPDADPSMYLVVPTVLDPSMTPPGKHTLWIEFFAPYQIAGAEGTGLDGTGWTDELKHKVADRVLDKLADYAPNLKNATIARHVESPAELAKRLGVLEGNYYHLDMTFDQMMFFRPIPELANYKTPIEGLFLTGAGTHPGGAISGIPGRNCARVFLHTQQPMRQTLTDAADALKSKVKSFLKLS